One stretch of Oncorhynchus clarkii lewisi isolate Uvic-CL-2024 chromosome 3, UVic_Ocla_1.0, whole genome shotgun sequence DNA includes these proteins:
- the LOC139388555 gene encoding inward rectifier potassium channel 2-like codes for MGAARVKRRFSAVVDGLADEEEVIKLALSVADTARVGGSTGGSGSPTSLSPTHNRNGKALPLQGNGSNARRPSGALEAGGGEGSMKGGGRSGLRGGRGGSLGRRGEGCSSSDRDSTLSSPSSSSRRPTRRSRRRPRHRFVGKDGRCNVTFVNMSERGQRYLSDLFTTCVDIRWRWMLVIFCLSFLLSWLLFGFAFWLIAAAHGDFAIRLNPSSGASSGGGDESGAGAVVEVEETCFVQVNSFMAAFLFSLETQTSIGYGFRSVTEACPLAVMAVVLQCIVGCIIDAFIIGAVMAKIAKPKKRNETLLFSDTAVVALRDGKLCMMWRVGNLRKSHLVEAHVRAQLLKPRVTPEGEFLPLDNEDINVGFDTGTDRIFLVSPVTIVHEINDESPFFEMDRRTLEGDAELEVVVILEGMVEATAMTTQCRSSYLASEILWGHRFEPVLFERKNCYQVDYSFFHRTYEIPSTPSCSAKELAEQKYIQGSRSSFCYENEVALQLVSPDNDPEGNPGGCPSPLTHRSSLSQPTHTN; via the exons ATGGGAGCGGCGCGTGTTAAGCGACGTTTCAGTGCAGTGGTTGACGGGCTGGCAGACGAGGAGGAAGTCATTAAGCTGGCTCTGAGTGTTGCTGACACGGCCAGGGTGGGGGGGAGCACGGGAGGCTCAGGGAGCcccaccagtctctctcccacacacaaccGAAATGGCAAAGCACTCCCCCTGCAGGGCAACGGCAGCAATGCACGGAGGCCCAGCGGAGCCCTGGAggcaggaggaggggaaggatcGATGAAAGGAGGAGGgcgctcaggactgaggggcggGAGGGGCGGAAGTctggggagaaggggagaaggctGTTCGTCCTCGGACCGAGATTCAACACTGTCATCCCCTTCCTCCTCAAGCCGCCGGCCCACCCGGCGCTCTAGACGCCGGCCCCGCCACCGCTTTGTGGGCAAGGACGGGCGCTGCAACGTCACCTTCGTCAACATGAGCGAGAGAGGCCAGCGTTACCTCAGCGACCTCTTCACCACCTGCGTGGACATCCGCTGGCGTTGGATGCTAGTCATCTtctgcctctccttcctcctctcctggcTGCTCTTTGGCTTCGCCTTCTGGCTCATTGCCGCCGCGCACGGGGACTTCGCCATCCGCCTCAACCCCAGCTCGGGTGCCTCTTCCGGGGGAGGAGATGAGTCCGGAGCAGGGGCGGTGGTGGAAGTGGAGGAAACGTGTTTTGTTCAGGTGAACAGCTTTATGGCGGCCTTCCTGTTCTCCCTGGAGACGCAGACGTCCATTGGTTACGGCTTCCGCAGCGTGACTGAGGCCTGCCCCCTGGCGGTGATGGCGGTCGTTTTGCAGTGCATTGTGGGCTGCATCATCGACGCCTTCATCATCGGAGCGGTCATGGCGAAGATCGCTAAGCCCAAGAAGCGTAACGAGACGCTGTTGTTCTCTGACACGGCAGTGGTGGCGCTGAGAGACGGGAAACTCTGCATGATGTGGAGGGTGGGGAACCTACGCAAGAGCCACCTGGTAGAGGCACACGTACGTGCACAGCTATTGAAG CCGAGGGTGACCCCAGAGGGAGAGTTCCTCCCGCTGGACAACGAGGACATCAACGTGGGATTCGACACAGGAACCGACCGCATCTTCTTGGTTTCCCCGGTAACCATCGTCCACGAGATCAACGATGAGTCGCCGTTTTTCGAGATGGACCGTCGGACTCTGGAGGGCGACGCGGAGCTGGAGGTGGTGGTCATTCTGGAGGGTATGGTGGAGGCCACAGCCATGACCACACAGTGTCGCAGCTCCTACCTCGCTTCCGAGATCCTCTGGGGTCACCGCTTCGAACCTGTGCTCTTCGAGAGGAAGAACTGTTACCAG GTGGACTACTCGTTCTTCCACCGGACCTATGAGATTCCCAGCACACCCTCTTGCAGCGCTAAAGAGTTGGCCGAGCAGAAGTACATCCAGGGCTCACGCTCCTCCTTCTGCTACGAGAACGAAGTAGCCCTGCAGCTCGTCTCCCCTGACAATGACCCTGAGGGCAACCCTGGCGGCTGCCCCTCCCCCCTGACCCACCGATCCTCCCTCTCACAACCCACCCACACTAACTAG